GGCCATCTTGGGATCGAGCTTGACGGCCATGTCGAGGTTCTTCTTCATCTCGCCCGCCAAGCCGAGGCTCTGGAGGATGCCGCTGAACTGCGCGAGGCGGCCCTGCGCGCGGGCCAGTTCGAAGTACGCGTCGGCGTTGTTCTTGTCCTTGGCGATGGCCTGCTTGGCGTAGCCCTGGGCCTTCTCGAACAGGGCCTTCTTCTGGCTGTCGGCCACGAGGCCCGCGCCGGCGGTGGTGGCCTCGGCGGCCAGGGCGAGGCTGTCACTGGTGTTCAGGTCGGCGGCGGCGGCGGCGGCGTCCTGCCACTTGCCCGCGTCGAGCATGTTCTGGGCGGCCTGGATGGACTGGGCGGACGCGGTGGCGATCAGGGCAAGGGACAGGGTCAGGGCGATCTTACGCATGTGGGGTTCCTCCGGTGAAGGGCAGTTGGGTTGGGTGCTGCGTGAAACTATACACGCCCGTGGGCAGGTGAAGCTGACGGGGTCGTCAGGAACGGCACGCACGGGTTGTTCTGCACCGGGTTCAGCGGCTGGCGGCGGGGTGCTACGCTCGGTGCAGCCGTGGACTGGAAAGCGATCCTCAAGGACCTGCGCGGGCGGGTGCCCCCCACCGGGGGGGGCGTCGTGCCGGGCAGTCTGCGCTGGCTGGAGCGCCGCATGCAGGAGGTCGGGGCCAGTCCCAGCAGCGTGCGCAACATCGTGTACCGGGACGTGGGCACCACCCGGGACAAGGCGGCGCTGCG
The Deinococcus sedimenti DNA segment above includes these coding regions:
- a CDS encoding tetratricopeptide repeat protein, translating into MRKIALTLSLALIATASAQSIQAAQNMLDAGKWQDAAAAAADLNTSDSLALAAEATTAGAGLVADSQKKALFEKAQGYAKQAIAKDKNNADAYFELARAQGRLAQFSGILQSLGLAGEMKKNLDMAVKLDPKMAGAYVALGLWHANLISKGFIATRATGADKNQIIPNFEKAIALEPTTAVHRIEYANALILQGRKADAAAQLEKAIGFSANTFWEKRDEETAKATLAKLK